A stretch of DNA from Mesomycoplasma lagogenitalium:
ATTGCTTCAACAGAAACAGCTTTAGCTTCTGGAGTTGCGTTTCCCATTGCAAATCCGAATTTAGCATTTTCAATCATCATAACATCATTTCCCGAATCACCAAATGTAACTAAATTTTCAGTTGTTAAATTCAATTCTTCTAATGCTGTTAAAATACCATAAAATTTATCAGTTTTTGCAGGGTTAACATCAAAATAAACTCTGTTTGTTACTAAGCATGTTGCATTATCTTTAAAAATATTTCTATATTTTTCTGCTAAAGCTTTAACTTTATCTTCAGAATTTCTTAAAGCTAGTTGTGTTATTTTTTCACCATTTTTTTCAATAGCATCATATATTTCTTGTTCACTTTTAAATCCTTGAGCACTATAATCCATTAACTCTTGTTCATTTAATCAAGAAAAATCGTCGCCTTCTTTTTTATAAGGATAAACTTTTTTCTCAGTACTTAAAGTGAAAAAAGAATGTGTTCTTTTAGCTTCTTCTATTAAAGTATATAAATATTCTTTAGGTAAATAAGATTTAATTAAAGTTTTTTTGTTTTTAACATCGTATACAACGGTACCGTTATTACAAATTAAAAAGTCAAAATTAGCAAATTGATCTAAGAAAATGGATGTTGATGCTACTCCTCTTCCAGTAGCAATAGCTAAATAATGTCCTTTTTCTTTAGCTTTATTTAAAGCATCAATTGTTTCTAAATGAAATTTGCTTTCTGAATTTAATAAAGTACCATCGAGATCGAATGCAAATAATTTTTTCATTATTTCTCCTTATTTTTCAAATGTGGAAATAGTAATACTTCTCTAATGGATTCTTTGCCTGTTAAAAGCATTACTAATCTGTCAATTCCTATACCACAACCACCTGCTGGAGGCATTCCGTATTCTAATGCTTCAATAAAGTCCATATCGATTTCGCTTGCTTCATCATTTCCTGATTTTTTCTCTTCTAATTGAGATTCGAATCTAGCAAGTTGATCAATTGGATCATTTAATTCACTAAACATATTTGCATACTCTTTTTTATTAATAAATAATTCTGCACGATCTGTAAATCTTTTATCTTTTTCATTTTGCCTTGCAAGCGGCGAAATTTCAATTGGGTGTCCATAAACAAAAGTTGGCTGAATTAAAGTTTCTTCAACAAATAATTCAAACAATTCATTTATTAAATGTCCAGAAGTATAGTAATTTTCAATTTTAATTTTATTATCAATTGCAATTTTTTTAATTTCTTCGAATGTAGCATTTTTTAAATTAATTCCAACATATTTAGATGTTTCATCAACCATGTCAATTTTTTTAAATGGTGCTTTTAAAGAAATTTTATTGCCTCCATAAACAATTTCCTCACGATTTAATTTTTTTGCTAAAGCAGAAATTAAATCTTCAGTTCTTTTCATCATTCCGTCTAAATCTGAATATGCCTCATAAAATTCTATTGAAGTAAATTCAGGATTATGTGTAGTATCTACACCTTCGTTTCTAAAAATTCTTCCAATTTCATACACTCTATCAAAACCACCTACTAAAAGTTTTTTTAGCGGTAATTCAGTTGCGATTCTTAAATAAAAATCCATATTTAGTGCATTATAGAATGTTGTAAAAGGTTTAGCGCTTGCTCCCCCTAAAATTGGATGCAATACAGGAGTATCGGCCTCTAAATATTTTAAATCATCAAAATATTTTCTAACATAAGAAATAATTTTACTTCTTGTTCAAAAAATTTCTTTTGCTTCTTCATTAATTATTAAATCAACATAACGATGACGATATTTCTCTTCAACATCAGCTAACCCATGATATTTTTCAGGAAGTGGTTTAAGCGACTTTGTTAATAGTTTTATTTCTTTTGCTTTAACAGAAATTTCTCCTGTATTAGTTTTCATTACAATGCCTTTAACTTGAATAATATCACCAATATCAAAAGTTTCTACTAATTGCGCTAATTCAGAATTTTCTTTTTTGTTAAAATAAACTTGTAATTTACCGTTTTCATCTTTTAAAATAATAAAAGGACCTCTAAAAGTCATTATTCTACCAACTATAGAACTTTCAAAATTCAATTCATGAAGGTCATTTTTAGAATAATTATAATATTTAACTATTAAAGATGTTGAATTATCAATAATTTTATCAGCTTGAGAAAAAGGATTAATATTTAATTCTTTATATTTTTTTAATTTTTCTCTTCTGACCAATTCTTGTTCATTAAATTTTCTTTCCATATTATCTCCTTATTTTGAATAATAATTTTATATTTAATTTAGATGCCTAAAAAAATACCTAAATAATTATAAATATTTTTTTAAAAAAAGCAACAAATTATTAAATGTTTTTCACAAAAAAAGTACCTATATAAAATAGGTACTAATAAAATATTTAAAATTTATTTTGGATTTGTTTATTTTTCTTTATTATCACTATTATTTAAATCATCTTGCGATTGTTTATCTTTTAAATCTGTTTCGTTTTCCTTATTAGAAACACTTTCAATTAGCTCATCTAAATCTAAATCTTTTGATTTCTTTTCGCTAACTTCATCACGAACTGGTAATTTCATATTTTTTGCAATATATTCAATTTCTTCAGCAACAATTGTTTCATTTTCAAGAAGAGAATCTTTTATTAATTCTAGCAATTCTTTATTTGAATTAATAATTTCTACTGCTTTTTCATAAGCTTCAGAAATTATTTTTCTTACTTCTAAATCAATTTCATGTCCAACTTGATGCGAAAATGACATATTTTTAGCATAATCTCTTCCTAAAAAAGGATTTGCTGAATTTTCTTCGTATTGAATAGGACCTAAAGATGACATTCCAAACTCAGTAACCATTCTTCTAGCAATTTTTGTAGCTTTTTCAATATCGTTTGCAGCACCTGTTGAAATTTCAGGTGCGCCATACATAATTTCTTCAGCTGCTCTACCACCCATAAATGATGCTATTGTTGCGAGCAACTCAGATTTTGTTGCATTATATTTTTCATTTTCAGGCAACATAAGATTGTATCCACCAGCATTACCT
This window harbors:
- a CDS encoding HAD family hydrolase, giving the protein MKKLFAFDLDGTLLNSESKFHLETIDALNKAKEKGHYLAIATGRGVASTSIFLDQFANFDFLICNNGTVVYDVKNKKTLIKSYLPKEYLYTLIEEAKRTHSFFTLSTEKKVYPYKKEGDDFSWLNEQELMDYSAQGFKSEQEIYDAIEKNGEKITQLALRNSEDKVKALAEKYRNIFKDNATCLVTNRVYFDVNPAKTDKFYGILTALEELNLTTENLVTFGDSGNDVMMIENAKFGFAMGNATPEAKAVSVEAIGHFNSDAIAKKILELI
- the lysS gene encoding lysine--tRNA ligase, with product MERKFNEQELVRREKLKKYKELNINPFSQADKIIDNSTSLIVKYYNYSKNDLHELNFESSIVGRIMTFRGPFIILKDENGKLQVYFNKKENSELAQLVETFDIGDIIQVKGIVMKTNTGEISVKAKEIKLLTKSLKPLPEKYHGLADVEEKYRHRYVDLIINEEAKEIFWTRSKIISYVRKYFDDLKYLEADTPVLHPILGGASAKPFTTFYNALNMDFYLRIATELPLKKLLVGGFDRVYEIGRIFRNEGVDTTHNPEFTSIEFYEAYSDLDGMMKRTEDLISALAKKLNREEIVYGGNKISLKAPFKKIDMVDETSKYVGINLKNATFEEIKKIAIDNKIKIENYYTSGHLINELFELFVEETLIQPTFVYGHPIEISPLARQNEKDKRFTDRAELFINKKEYANMFSELNDPIDQLARFESQLEEKKSGNDEASEIDMDFIEALEYGMPPAGGCGIGIDRLVMLLTGKESIREVLLFPHLKNKEK